The following are from one region of the Nicotiana tomentosiformis chromosome 7, ASM39032v3, whole genome shotgun sequence genome:
- the LOC108944190 gene encoding uncharacterized protein isoform X1, producing MVNANIYFLFITIDLLAMVANCGVMQYTADQTKRFQEAIVMDNKKKPLFFTIWEDLASNEGTELLRQVRQLQEYPVIVAIHIATKKYHGGKLMKFLFLHMDNASLLFINKICIHSFPFGNKIQLDLINPLYVQATELRNWANENKQMLIEYTMKSSTESASSLNLVVVDDEILSVSTIAMQTSTAEIFYVEGEISLPDHFQRFYLLGCSECNHFIRSKIKREIQCINYRLQGMLIPR from the exons ATGGTGAATGCAAATATTTATTTTCTGTTTATAACAATAGATCTATTAGCTATGGTGGCAAACTGTGGGGTAATGCAATACACCGCTGATCAGACTAAGAGATTTCAAGAGGCCATAGTTATGGACAACAA GAAGAAACCTCTTTTCTTCACTATATGGGAAGACTTGGCAAGCAATGAAGGAACTGAGTTACTGAGACAAGTAAGGCAACTACAAGAATACCCTGTTATTGTCGCGATACATATAGCTACCAAAAAATACCATGGTGGCAAGCTTATGAAATTCCTGTTTCTACACATGGATAATGCTTCCCTGTTATTTATTAACAAAATTTGCATACACAGTTTTCCGTTTGGCAACAAGATACAACTCGACTTAATCAATCCCCTGTATGTGCAAGCAACTGAATTACGGAATTG GGCAAATGAGAATAAACAAATGCTAATCGAATACACAATGAAGAGTTCAACGGAATCAGCTTCATCACTTAATCTTGTAGTTGTTGACGATGAAATATTATCTGTTTCAACTATCGCTATGCAAACCTCCACT GCGGAAATTTTTTACGTCGAAGGAGAAATTTCGCTACCTGACCATTTTCAACGATTTTATCTGCTAGGTTGTTCTGAATGTAATCATTTTATTCGGAGCAAAATAAAAAGAGAGATTCAATGCATAAACTACAGGCTGCAAGGAATGTTAATTCCAAGGTAA
- the LOC108944190 gene encoding uncharacterized protein isoform X2, translated as MVNANIYFLFITIDLLAMVANCGVMQYTADQTKRFQEAIVMDNKKKPLFFTIWEDLASNEGTELLRQVRQLQEYPVIVAIHIATKKYHGGKLMKFLFLHMDNASLLFINKICIHSFPFGNKIQLDLINPLYVQATELRNWANENKQMLIEYTMKSSTESASSLNLVVVDDEILSVSTIAMQTSTVVLNVIILFGAK; from the exons ATGGTGAATGCAAATATTTATTTTCTGTTTATAACAATAGATCTATTAGCTATGGTGGCAAACTGTGGGGTAATGCAATACACCGCTGATCAGACTAAGAGATTTCAAGAGGCCATAGTTATGGACAACAA GAAGAAACCTCTTTTCTTCACTATATGGGAAGACTTGGCAAGCAATGAAGGAACTGAGTTACTGAGACAAGTAAGGCAACTACAAGAATACCCTGTTATTGTCGCGATACATATAGCTACCAAAAAATACCATGGTGGCAAGCTTATGAAATTCCTGTTTCTACACATGGATAATGCTTCCCTGTTATTTATTAACAAAATTTGCATACACAGTTTTCCGTTTGGCAACAAGATACAACTCGACTTAATCAATCCCCTGTATGTGCAAGCAACTGAATTACGGAATTG GGCAAATGAGAATAAACAAATGCTAATCGAATACACAATGAAGAGTTCAACGGAATCAGCTTCATCACTTAATCTTGTAGTTGTTGACGATGAAATATTATCTGTTTCAACTATCGCTATGCAAACCTCCACT GTTGTTCTGAATGTAATCATTTTATTCGGAGCAAAATAA
- the LOC108944190 gene encoding uncharacterized protein isoform X3, whose translation MLSMRAEQIYDIITVKNELFPVAHINRQLADKLFRVQLQRSSSRTPDKNASSLVLLSYTEKPTMFLPEESTSMTDAEGTMEEEPILLSDVKGTKKRKREPSTLPKPQSSLSSQ comes from the exons ATGTTGTCAATGAGAGCTGAACAAATATATGATATCATCACTGTTAAG AACGAGTTATTCCCTGTTGCCCATATCAATCGACAACTTGCAGATAAACTATTCAGAGTTCAGCTACAAAGGTCATCATCCAGAACACCAGACAAAAATGCAAGTTCTCTGGTCCTTTTATCATACACTGAAAAACCAACCATGTTTCTACCAGAAGAGTCAACATCTATGACTGATGCCGAGGGAACTATGGAAGAAGAGCCAATACTCCTGAGTGATGTGAAAGGAACTAAGAAACGAAAAAGGGAACCAAGTACTCTACCAAAGCCACAGTCAAG TTTGTCGAGCCAATGA